In a single window of the Tellurirhabdus bombi genome:
- a CDS encoding amidohydrolase family protein has translation MTIDSHQHFWFFDPVRDAWITDEMAVIRQDFLPADLEPVLKANGIDGCVAVQAAQSEDETLLLLKLAEAYSFIKGVVGWVDLQSEKVYDRLEYFSQYEELKGIRHIVQAEPDDFMTRPEFIRGVRQLAAFDLTYDILIYPTQLKAALQLVRAVPEVNFVIDHLAKPYIKDQKINTWSNFMVEIAKHPNVSCKVSGMVTEADWKNWKKEDFYPYLDVVFEHFGPDRLMFGSDWPVSLVAADYEQVKGMLEEYTKRWGDEVHRKVFGANAERFYNL, from the coding sequence ATGACAATTGATTCACACCAGCATTTCTGGTTCTTCGATCCGGTTCGCGATGCCTGGATTACGGACGAAATGGCCGTAATTCGGCAGGATTTTTTACCTGCCGATCTGGAGCCTGTATTGAAAGCCAACGGAATCGACGGCTGCGTGGCGGTTCAGGCGGCCCAGTCGGAGGACGAAACCCTATTGCTTCTTAAATTAGCCGAAGCCTACAGCTTCATAAAAGGCGTTGTGGGCTGGGTTGACTTGCAGTCGGAGAAGGTCTATGATCGGCTGGAATATTTTTCGCAGTACGAAGAACTGAAGGGGATTCGCCATATCGTGCAGGCGGAACCCGACGACTTCATGACTCGCCCGGAATTTATTCGGGGGGTGCGCCAACTGGCGGCTTTTGACCTGACGTACGATATTCTGATTTACCCCACCCAACTGAAAGCGGCTTTGCAACTGGTGCGGGCTGTCCCGGAAGTCAATTTTGTAATTGATCATTTAGCAAAACCATATATCAAAGATCAGAAAATCAACACCTGGTCAAATTTTATGGTCGAGATCGCCAAGCATCCGAATGTCAGCTGCAAAGTATCGGGCATGGTAACGGAGGCTGACTGGAAGAACTGGAAAAAAGAAGACTTCTACCCGTATCTGGACGTAGTTTTTGAACACTTCGGACCGGATCGGTTAATGTTTGGTTCAGACTGGCCAGTAAGCCTGGTAGCCGCTGATTATGAGCAGGTAAAAGGCATGCTGGAAGAGTACACCAAACGCTGGGGCGACGAAGTTCATCGGAAGGTTTTTGGTGCTAACGCAGAGCGGTTTTATAATCTCTAA
- a CDS encoding L-fucose dehydrogenase, translating to MNLNLNDKIILVTGGAKGIGEGISTVLAAEGAVVVIVGRNAEDNQRTIDTITKAGGRAFSVVAELTKPEECKKAVEQTLAEFGRIDGVVNNAGVNDGVGLESGSYEKFMESLHRNLVHYYLIVHHALPALKESKGAIVNIGSKTAETGQGNTSAYAASNGGRNALTREWAVELLPYSIRVNAVIVAESWTPLYERWIQTLPNPEETLASIVSKIPLEKRMTTTEEIANMVAFLLSDKSSHTTGQLIHVDGGYTHLDRALT from the coding sequence ATGAATCTAAATCTGAACGATAAAATTATTCTTGTTACGGGCGGTGCCAAGGGCATTGGTGAAGGAATTTCGACGGTGTTGGCCGCCGAGGGTGCCGTCGTCGTCATTGTAGGACGCAACGCGGAAGACAACCAGCGGACCATCGACACGATTACCAAGGCAGGTGGCCGGGCGTTTTCGGTCGTCGCTGAATTGACCAAGCCCGAAGAATGTAAAAAAGCCGTCGAGCAAACCCTGGCTGAATTTGGGCGAATTGACGGGGTCGTTAACAATGCTGGTGTCAACGACGGGGTTGGGCTGGAAAGCGGTTCATACGAGAAATTTATGGAATCGCTGCACCGCAATCTGGTGCATTATTACCTGATCGTACACCACGCCCTTCCCGCCCTGAAAGAATCGAAAGGCGCGATTGTGAATATTGGTTCTAAAACCGCCGAAACCGGGCAGGGAAATACCTCGGCTTACGCTGCTTCGAACGGTGGCCGTAACGCGCTAACGCGGGAGTGGGCTGTTGAATTGCTGCCGTACAGCATCCGGGTGAACGCGGTGATTGTGGCCGAAAGCTGGACGCCTTTGTACGAACGCTGGATTCAAACCCTGCCTAACCCGGAAGAAACGCTGGCTTCGATTGTGTCGAAAATCCCGTTGGAAAAGCGCATGACAACCACCGAAGAAATTGCCAATATGGTTGCGTTTTTACTATCCGATAAATCCAGCCATACGACCGGGCAGCTGATTCATGTCGATGGAGGGTATACGCACCTGGATCGGGCGCTAACCTAG
- the fucP gene encoding L-fucose:H+ symporter permease, with protein MASVPSSTTVKASNSTGSYALAFALVTSLFFLWAFVHNLEPILIPHLKKACQLTDLQSSLIDSAVYLGYFIMALPAGFVMKKYGYQRGIIIGLIMYAVGAFLFVPAADTRLYTFFLGALFIIASGCAFLETAANPYVTVLGNPETATTRLNFSQSFNGLGAFLAPVLGGKFILSGIEHSEAELAAMSPEALDSYLQYEASQVKLPYLIIGIVVVAVAVLFMLIKLPSISESQQKTKSSIQSALRHRHLKWGVIAQFFYIGAQVCVTSFFIRFAKFTSDIPEKDAAEWLGWAMLFFMIGRFVGTYLTRFISANKLLTIYSLISAFLLFIAMTVDSEIAVWAIFAVPFFESIMFATIFSLGIDKLGEDTELGSSLLVMAIAGGALFPVLMGYISDQSNIKIAYIVPLLCFFVVAYFGWKGYQPEVQTNSAD; from the coding sequence ATGGCATCCGTTCCTTCTTCTACCACGGTTAAAGCGAGCAACTCAACGGGCAGTTATGCGCTGGCTTTTGCGCTGGTAACCAGTTTGTTTTTTTTATGGGCCTTTGTCCATAATCTCGAACCCATTCTGATTCCGCACCTGAAAAAAGCCTGCCAGCTAACAGATTTGCAATCGTCTCTGATCGACTCGGCGGTTTATCTGGGGTACTTTATCATGGCACTACCGGCGGGTTTTGTCATGAAAAAGTATGGCTACCAGCGGGGAATTATCATCGGTCTGATCATGTACGCCGTTGGTGCTTTTCTGTTTGTGCCAGCAGCCGACACGCGCCTGTACACGTTCTTTCTGGGTGCTTTGTTCATTATTGCGTCGGGTTGCGCCTTTCTCGAAACGGCAGCAAATCCGTACGTAACTGTGCTGGGAAATCCGGAGACGGCCACGACGCGGCTTAATTTTAGCCAGTCGTTCAATGGGCTGGGGGCTTTTCTGGCCCCAGTTCTGGGCGGTAAATTCATCCTGAGCGGCATCGAGCATTCCGAGGCCGAACTGGCCGCTATGTCACCGGAAGCGCTGGACAGCTACCTGCAATACGAAGCGAGCCAGGTAAAATTGCCTTACCTGATTATCGGGATTGTGGTGGTCGCGGTGGCCGTTTTATTTATGCTGATCAAATTACCCAGCATCAGCGAAAGCCAGCAGAAAACGAAATCCAGCATTCAGTCGGCTTTGCGGCACCGGCACCTGAAATGGGGCGTTATTGCTCAGTTTTTCTACATCGGGGCGCAAGTCTGCGTAACTAGTTTTTTCATTCGTTTTGCCAAGTTCACGAGCGATATTCCCGAAAAAGACGCGGCCGAATGGCTGGGCTGGGCCATGCTCTTTTTCATGATTGGTCGCTTCGTCGGAACCTACCTGACCCGCTTTATCTCGGCCAACAAACTGCTGACAATTTACTCGCTGATCAGCGCATTTCTGCTGTTCATTGCCATGACGGTGGATTCGGAGATAGCGGTATGGGCTATTTTTGCGGTACCTTTCTTCGAATCGATCATGTTTGCCACTATCTTTTCGCTGGGTATTGATAAGCTTGGCGAAGACACGGAACTTGGTTCATCCCTGCTGGTCATGGCCATTGCGGGTGGGGCGCTGTTTCCGGTTTTGATGGGCTATATTTCGGATCAGAGCAATATCAAAATTGCCTATATCGTTCCCTTGCTTTGCTTTTTTGTGGTGGCTTATTTCGGCTGGAAAGGCTACCAACCCGAAGTTCAGACGAACTCGGCTGACTAG
- a CDS encoding L-rhamnose mutarotase produces MRYCFALDLVDDPILIAEYEKHHERIWPEIRESIQAAGITVMDIYRTGNRLFMIMETDESFSFARKAEMDASNPVVQKWETLMWGYQQSLPTARPGEKWVLMNQIFKL; encoded by the coding sequence ATGCGCTATTGCTTCGCCCTTGATCTGGTAGATGACCCCATCTTAATTGCTGAATATGAAAAGCACCACGAAAGAATTTGGCCGGAAATTCGGGAAAGCATCCAGGCAGCGGGCATTACGGTAATGGACATATACCGCACGGGCAATCGGTTGTTCATGATTATGGAGACCGACGAGTCGTTTTCGTTTGCGCGCAAGGCCGAAATGGACGCATCAAATCCAGTTGTTCAGAAGTGGGAAACGCTCATGTGGGGTTATCAGCAATCCTTGCCGACGGCCCGCCCGGGCGAAAAATGGGTACTTATGAACCAAATTTTTAAGCTATAG
- a CDS encoding endonuclease/exonuclease/phosphatase family protein, with translation MSRRFIILALSLCITTVTLAQTTITVLSYNINHGANPKGRNNLIRIGQLIRQYKPDLVAIQEVDSATRRSFHRNQVQQLANLVSMTPLFGGALPFQGGWHGLGILSRFPIIASDKLLLPNPDSTVQRILLQAYIELPDGRTIRFCTTQLDPKSPFNRGLQMATVKKTLAPSIQPVILTGDFNTDPYDPIVVKMKEEWDDAGEDAQLPTLVGTGARIDYVATKKEQELELVRYRVLNEPNTSDHLPVLATYRFKKVK, from the coding sequence ATGAGTAGAAGGTTTATAATACTTGCCTTGTCGTTGTGTATCACAACGGTTACCCTGGCCCAAACGACAATAACTGTTCTGTCTTATAACATTAATCACGGAGCCAATCCGAAGGGAAGAAACAACCTTATTCGAATTGGGCAACTTATTCGTCAGTACAAACCCGATCTGGTTGCTATTCAGGAAGTAGATAGTGCCACGCGGCGGAGTTTCCACCGGAACCAGGTCCAGCAATTAGCCAACCTGGTGTCCATGACCCCCTTGTTCGGTGGTGCTTTGCCGTTTCAGGGAGGTTGGCACGGACTGGGAATTTTATCCAGATTTCCTATCATTGCCTCGGATAAGTTGCTGTTACCCAACCCTGATTCAACGGTTCAGCGCATTTTGCTACAAGCTTATATTGAGTTGCCAGACGGCCGAACCATTCGCTTTTGCACCACGCAACTCGACCCGAAATCGCCTTTCAACCGGGGCCTTCAGATGGCAACGGTGAAAAAAACGCTGGCTCCCAGCATCCAGCCGGTGATCTTAACGGGCGATTTCAATACCGATCCTTACGATCCCATTGTTGTGAAAATGAAGGAAGAATGGGATGATGCAGGTGAGGATGCCCAACTGCCCACGCTCGTTGGAACCGGCGCCCGGATTGACTACGTAGCCACCAAAAAAGAGCAGGAACTGGAACTGGTTCGGTATCGGGTATTGAACGAGCCAAATACCTCGGACCATTTGCCTGTACTGGCTACTTACCGGTTTAAGAAAGTTAAGTAA
- a CDS encoding GNAT family N-acetyltransferase — MTIIRLHSCTLRPWRDGDEYSLSEQASNRKIWDRVRDFFPNPYTLRDATSWIRMNRSYQNPVNLAIEIGGKAVGNIGFTIKEDIYRYNAEIGYWLGEDYWGRGVMSEVLPAMVDYIFQNFQINRLFACVLEENNGSMRVLTQAGFRSEAVLIKAAVKNNRYLNEHIYAMLREEYLARRESDSLVAKQ, encoded by the coding sequence GTGACCATTATTCGCCTACATTCGTGTACGCTCCGACCGTGGCGTGATGGCGACGAATACTCGCTATCCGAACAAGCCAGCAACCGCAAAATCTGGGATCGCGTCCGCGATTTCTTTCCTAATCCTTATACACTGCGTGATGCCACTTCGTGGATACGCATGAATCGTTCGTACCAGAATCCGGTCAATCTGGCCATTGAAATTGGCGGCAAAGCGGTTGGTAACATCGGCTTTACGATCAAAGAGGACATTTACCGGTATAATGCCGAGATTGGTTACTGGCTAGGCGAGGACTACTGGGGCCGGGGCGTCATGTCGGAAGTCTTACCCGCCATGGTGGATTATATATTTCAGAATTTTCAGATTAACCGTTTGTTTGCTTGTGTCTTAGAGGAGAACAACGGATCGATGCGTGTACTAACGCAGGCCGGGTTCCGCTCCGAAGCAGTGTTGATTAAAGCCGCTGTAAAAAATAATCGCTACCTGAATGAACACATTTATGCCATGCTGCGCGAAGAGTATCTGGCTCGCCGTGAATCAGATAGCCTGGTGGCGAAACAATGA
- the cmk gene encoding (d)CMP kinase, with protein sequence MPKIIIAIDGYSSCGKSTTAKQVASRLGYTYIDTGAMYRAVTLYFLQNHTPLTNPKAIQQTLEKIHITFNFNAKTGRNETCLNGLNVEEEIRKLYIANAVSEVSAIPEVRWALVAQQQQLGRKRGAVMDGRDIGTKVFPDAELKVFMTADSFIRAQRRQIELLEKGEMVGLDEITENIKKRDHIDTTRSESPLRRAEDAKLLDTSFMTIDEQVEWVVQLADERISSLLRQGHFKKEIV encoded by the coding sequence ATGCCTAAAATAATTATTGCCATTGATGGATATTCCAGTTGCGGGAAAAGCACAACTGCCAAGCAGGTAGCCTCGCGGCTGGGTTATACGTACATTGATACCGGTGCCATGTACCGGGCCGTTACGCTTTACTTTCTTCAGAACCATACGCCGCTGACTAATCCCAAAGCGATACAGCAAACGTTGGAGAAAATCCATATTACGTTCAATTTCAATGCGAAAACAGGCCGCAACGAAACCTGCCTGAACGGTCTTAACGTAGAAGAAGAAATTCGGAAACTTTACATTGCCAACGCCGTGAGTGAGGTTAGCGCCATTCCAGAAGTGCGTTGGGCGCTGGTGGCGCAACAGCAGCAGCTAGGCCGAAAACGCGGTGCCGTAATGGATGGCCGGGATATTGGCACGAAAGTGTTTCCAGATGCGGAATTAAAGGTTTTTATGACGGCCGATTCGTTTATTCGTGCCCAGCGGCGGCAGATTGAACTGCTGGAAAAAGGCGAAATGGTAGGGCTTGATGAGATCACGGAAAACATTAAAAAACGCGATCATATTGATACAACCCGGAGCGAAAGTCCGCTTCGGCGCGCCGAAGATGCGAAGTTGCTGGATACTTCTTTCATGACGATTGACGAACAGGTTGAGTGGGTGGTCCAGCTAGCAGACGAGCGAATTTCGAGCCTGCTGCGCCAGGGCCATTTCAAAAAAGAAATTGTATGA
- a CDS encoding NAD(P)/FAD-dependent oxidoreductase: MSADYLIVGQGVAGSVLAWRLHQQGKTVQIVGNPNGPAASLAAAGIFNPLTGKKLVRTWKADQLFPFLHQFYTELETALGASFMHHTAIYRPYRSIEEQNSYLAQTADPVIEPFVAAHSNDEDYAPFIKNPYGGLTVTQAGWIDTKALLTAVRAYFIEKGQFVEATFQYDQLKVDAEGVEWNGQRFRKVIFCEGPEGNKNPFFDWLPYNPVKGQVLDVEIEGYSVQNIVNQGIFILPYAENKCRVGATYTWHDLDWETTEDGKQFLEVKLRDLLTVPYRIIGQRAGIRPATKDRRPLIGLHPEHPAVAIFNGLGTKGVSLAPFFADQFADYLEGRKELELAANISRHFSLYYHQKKLDL; this comes from the coding sequence ATGAGTGCCGATTATCTGATTGTCGGCCAGGGAGTTGCCGGCTCTGTATTGGCCTGGAGACTGCACCAGCAAGGAAAAACAGTACAGATCGTTGGCAATCCGAACGGACCCGCGGCCAGTCTGGCCGCCGCCGGAATTTTTAATCCATTAACCGGGAAAAAGCTGGTTCGTACTTGGAAGGCCGATCAGCTTTTTCCGTTTTTACACCAGTTCTACACAGAATTAGAAACGGCGCTGGGAGCTTCGTTTATGCACCACACGGCCATTTACCGGCCTTACCGTTCCATCGAAGAACAGAATAGCTACCTGGCCCAAACGGCTGATCCGGTGATTGAGCCTTTTGTCGCTGCTCATTCTAACGATGAGGATTATGCACCCTTCATCAAGAATCCGTACGGTGGCCTGACCGTTACGCAGGCGGGCTGGATTGATACCAAGGCTTTGCTGACGGCAGTGCGGGCTTATTTCATCGAAAAAGGCCAATTTGTTGAAGCTACTTTTCAGTATGACCAATTAAAAGTAGACGCAGAGGGGGTGGAGTGGAACGGCCAACGGTTCCGTAAAGTCATTTTCTGCGAAGGACCCGAAGGAAATAAAAATCCATTTTTTGACTGGTTACCCTACAATCCGGTTAAGGGACAGGTGCTTGACGTAGAAATTGAGGGATATTCGGTACAAAATATCGTGAATCAGGGCATTTTTATCCTGCCTTACGCCGAAAACAAATGTAGGGTAGGAGCCACCTATACCTGGCACGATTTGGATTGGGAAACAACCGAGGATGGAAAACAGTTTTTAGAAGTGAAACTGCGCGATTTGTTGACGGTTCCATACCGGATTATTGGCCAGCGGGCGGGGATACGTCCGGCGACTAAAGACCGGCGGCCTCTCATTGGCTTGCATCCGGAACACCCGGCGGTCGCTATTTTTAATGGACTGGGAACCAAAGGAGTGTCGCTGGCGCCGTTTTTTGCCGATCAGTTTGCTGATTATCTGGAAGGGCGTAAAGAATTAGAGTTAGCGGCGAATATAAGCCGTCACTTTTCGTTATATTACCATCAGAAGAAATTGGATTTATGA